A single Mangrovimonas sp. YM274 DNA region contains:
- a CDS encoding M4 family metallopeptidase has protein sequence MKKTNKSRLAVAAALLATVSYGQLPQTGLPNVVNPFKTQVVSKSSPNTSLSSGSSISKGHGLLKVYKGSVLSNFKEVHMSSEELSMNLASYIGLNDAVSFQKIAEKTDALGATHANYQQYYKGVPVEGKVVMVHTKGGRVYLVNGQVATDLELDVATSISKDAAVTTAKAYLQVTEVINTYPVETVVTQVISEEGHISKVSYKVRVDSFSPLVMCHVFIDGVSGEVLYKEDLIAHADTPGTGQTYYSGLQDITCDSDADTYRLREAGRQIETYDASTATGMSINGLTGTTDFTSSTTSFEGVPELKDFSIITAGNDWWTDGGVDLSQDFYLIVKDADGEVVYESDYFVDSGSSLLLENLNVPLTSASYTVELWDYDAGNADDLGGTYALSISAGTHSWADSVNNGDYLIETSGLPEVDAHWGMEQTYDFYYNVFDRQSFDGLGSTIKQYVGPQASLLDDIFGTSAGMPNNAFALGQPYNIMVYGLGDGQYMNPVVGLDVLGHEFTHIVVDHNGNGGLMYLGEAGALNESFADIFGACTEFYSDVNADWLIGEEVRVGAPFLRSMSNPNAGMQPDTYNGTYWVDPASGQDNGGVHTNSGVQNYWFYLLAEGGTGTNDLNDAYDVSAIGLDKARQIAYRNLTTYLTEGATHFDAYLGSLQAAEDLYGNPSLEYTAVEDAWYAVGVGPDIGPSCYGTITLTEPSGTFSDGSGTDDYGNNANCVWVIAPPGAEQISLNFTAFHTEFDYDFVYVYDGPDDSYPLLEVFSGSTLPEEAIVTSEGNGTMTVKFASDIYITAGGWEASYTSTGEALGVDDNSIAHHLKVYPNPSTGAFTVASNLEEEGRLDILNILGQKVLTSIPLRRGVTTVGGSALSSGTYFLSYRFGDRVSVGKLIIK, from the coding sequence ATGAAGAAGACCAATAAGTCTCGTTTGGCGGTTGCTGCAGCTTTACTTGCAACAGTTTCCTACGGGCAGTTACCACAAACGGGATTGCCAAATGTTGTCAATCCTTTTAAAACCCAAGTGGTTTCCAAATCATCCCCAAATACTAGCTTATCAAGTGGTTCATCCATTTCTAAAGGACATGGCTTGCTGAAGGTGTATAAGGGGTCGGTGCTTTCAAACTTTAAAGAGGTGCACATGAGCAGCGAGGAACTGAGCATGAACTTGGCATCTTATATAGGATTGAACGATGCTGTTTCCTTTCAGAAAATTGCTGAAAAAACGGATGCTTTAGGGGCTACCCATGCCAATTACCAACAATATTACAAAGGCGTCCCTGTGGAAGGGAAGGTTGTCATGGTGCATACCAAAGGTGGCAGGGTGTACTTGGTGAATGGACAAGTAGCGACCGATTTGGAATTGGATGTTGCCACTTCTATTTCAAAAGATGCTGCCGTTACTACAGCGAAGGCGTACTTGCAGGTCACTGAGGTTATCAACACCTATCCGGTGGAAACTGTAGTGACACAAGTGATTTCTGAAGAAGGACATATTTCCAAAGTCTCCTATAAGGTGCGCGTAGATTCGTTTTCGCCTCTTGTGATGTGCCACGTGTTTATAGATGGTGTCTCGGGCGAGGTTTTGTATAAGGAAGATTTAATTGCCCATGCAGATACCCCAGGTACGGGCCAAACCTATTACAGCGGTCTGCAGGACATTACCTGTGATAGTGATGCGGATACCTACCGCTTAAGGGAAGCGGGTAGACAGATTGAAACGTATGATGCCTCGACTGCTACTGGAATGAGCATTAATGGGCTAACGGGAACGACTGATTTTACCAGCAGTACTACAAGTTTTGAAGGTGTGCCTGAGCTTAAGGATTTTTCAATTATAACGGCCGGTAACGATTGGTGGACTGATGGCGGGGTAGACCTTTCGCAAGATTTCTACCTTATTGTTAAGGATGCTGATGGAGAGGTCGTTTATGAATCGGATTATTTTGTTGACAGTGGTTCTTCGCTACTCCTTGAAAATTTGAATGTTCCTTTAACAAGTGCTTCTTATACGGTGGAACTTTGGGATTATGATGCGGGCAATGCGGATGACCTTGGTGGCACCTATGCGCTCTCTATTTCTGCAGGAACCCATTCTTGGGCTGATAGTGTCAATAATGGTGATTACCTAATAGAAACTTCTGGGCTTCCAGAGGTTGATGCACACTGGGGAATGGAACAAACCTATGATTTTTATTATAACGTATTTGATAGACAGAGTTTTGACGGTTTAGGAAGTACCATAAAGCAATATGTTGGTCCGCAGGCAAGTCTTTTAGATGATATTTTTGGCACTTCGGCAGGTATGCCCAATAATGCCTTTGCGCTTGGACAGCCTTATAATATTATGGTTTATGGCTTGGGTGACGGGCAATACATGAACCCTGTTGTAGGGTTGGACGTTTTAGGGCATGAATTTACCCATATTGTGGTAGACCATAATGGCAATGGCGGCTTGATGTATCTGGGAGAGGCTGGTGCCCTTAACGAATCTTTTGCAGATATTTTTGGTGCTTGTACAGAGTTTTATTCTGATGTAAATGCCGATTGGTTAATTGGTGAAGAGGTTAGGGTTGGCGCTCCGTTTTTGCGCTCGATGTCTAATCCCAATGCGGGGATGCAGCCCGATACTTATAATGGAACGTATTGGGTAGATCCGGCTTCTGGACAGGATAACGGTGGAGTTCATACCAATAGTGGTGTTCAAAATTATTGGTTCTATTTATTGGCCGAAGGCGGTACGGGAACCAACGATCTTAACGATGCTTATGACGTAAGTGCCATAGGACTGGACAAAGCCAGGCAGATAGCCTACAGAAACTTAACTACCTATTTAACCGAGGGGGCTACCCATTTTGATGCTTATCTAGGATCTTTGCAGGCGGCCGAAGATTTGTATGGCAATCCTTCGTTGGAATATACCGCTGTTGAGGACGCTTGGTACGCTGTTGGTGTTGGGCCTGATATTGGACCTAGTTGTTATGGTACTATTACTTTAACGGAGCCTAGTGGTACTTTTAGTGACGGAAGCGGCACGGATGACTATGGCAATAATGCCAATTGCGTGTGGGTGATTGCGCCTCCGGGAGCCGAACAGATTAGCTTAAATTTTACTGCTTTTCATACAGAATTTGATTATGATTTTGTGTATGTATATGATGGGCCAGATGATAGTTATCCGCTTTTAGAAGTGTTTTCTGGAAGTACGCTTCCAGAAGAAGCTATTGTGACCTCTGAGGGCAATGGTACCATGACCGTGAAGTTTGCATCGGATATATATATTACCGCCGGTGGCTGGGAGGCCAGCTATACCAGTACCGGGGAGGCTTTGGGTGTGGACGACAACAGTATTGCCCATCATTTAAAAGTATATCCTAATCCGTCGACTGGAGCGTTTACGGTAGCCTCTAACCTAGAGGAAGAAGGACGCTTGGATATTTTAAATATTTTGGGTCAAAAGGTGTTGACTTCTATTCCGCTTAGGAGAGGGGTGACTACTGTTGGTGGCAGTGCTTTGTCATCGGGGACTTATTTCTTGAGCTATAGGTTTGGGGATCGGGTATCTGTTGGAAAATTGATTATCAAATAA
- a CDS encoding DUF3500 domain-containing protein has protein sequence MKTVLNMMVALCVAIGYSQTSQEITVATNEFIETLSTENKAEILLQFNDSLRTKWTNLPVGLAKRPGLKYGELSDNAKIKFHELLITIFSSQGYLKTTSVMQLDDMLNTSIDEAVKRKLIKPEMAPKIRDLQWDYNNYYISIWGTPSTETPWSLKFEGHHLSINMTIASKNVSFTPMFIGADPALIPYTKHVGLRVLSKEEDYGIKLINSLNESQQQRATLSQDVPKDIITNPNNPHRITTYYGIQGIDLNSNQKEILIQLIKEYINNLETQKASEFLSTIETSGIDNIYFAWIGSYQSKSSHYYIINGPDFIIEYDNQNKGNHIHTIWRDKANDFGEDLLKTHHLNHKH, from the coding sequence ATGAAAACCGTTTTAAACATGATGGTGGCACTATGTGTGGCAATAGGCTATTCTCAAACGTCTCAAGAAATAACAGTCGCCACTAACGAATTCATCGAAACCTTAAGCACAGAAAACAAAGCAGAAATTCTACTTCAATTTAACGACTCATTGCGCACCAAATGGACCAACTTGCCTGTGGGATTGGCCAAACGGCCCGGATTAAAATATGGCGAGCTCTCTGATAATGCAAAAATCAAATTCCATGAACTCCTAATTACTATTTTCAGTTCCCAAGGCTATTTAAAAACTACCAGCGTCATGCAACTGGACGACATGCTTAACACAAGTATAGATGAAGCCGTAAAGCGTAAACTGATAAAACCCGAAATGGCACCTAAAATTAGGGATCTGCAATGGGATTATAACAACTATTATATTTCCATCTGGGGAACCCCAAGTACAGAAACACCTTGGAGCTTAAAATTTGAAGGCCATCATTTGTCAATCAATATGACAATAGCTAGTAAAAATGTTTCCTTTACTCCCATGTTTATTGGGGCAGACCCAGCTTTGATACCCTACACCAAACACGTTGGTCTAAGAGTACTGAGCAAAGAAGAGGATTACGGCATAAAACTTATTAACAGCCTTAATGAATCACAACAGCAAAGAGCTACCTTAAGTCAAGACGTCCCAAAAGATATTATTACAAATCCCAACAATCCTCACAGGATTACAACCTACTACGGCATTCAGGGCATAGACTTAAATTCCAATCAAAAAGAAATCCTAATCCAATTAATTAAAGAATACATTAACAACCTTGAAACCCAAAAGGCCTCTGAATTTCTATCAACAATAGAAACATCCGGAATCGACAATATTTACTTTGCCTGGATTGGCAGCTACCAAAGCAAATCTTCTCATTATTACATTATCAATGGCCCAGATTTCATCATCGAATACGATAACCAAAACAAAGGGAACCACATCCATACCATTTGGAGAGATAAGGCCAACGACTTTGGAGAAGACCTATTAAAAACCCATCATTTAAACCATAAACACTAA
- a CDS encoding amidohydrolase family protein — protein sequence MKKRLLLLFAIPSLLFAQDGTNPIIDVHLHGYTESSYRPIPGAPTSYEDFKTGIREQFKKFNIVYAIKSGGQYDTDMEEKMLNGYESNNYPKFDTIQFKKQIDEGKIQVWGEFLPMFNGLKITDPKFAPYLKICEREGIPIALHTGAGPPGISNRYKKFRLSLCDPFLAEEVLINYPKLKLYLMHSGGVFYDKALALMEMYPQLYCGLGALLWIENHPSGLYAEEFLRKAKKGGLVDRVMFGSDAMYWPQNIEKSVKKLDSFEFLNEEDKRKIFYENALTFFELDPVNN from the coding sequence ATGAAAAAACGGTTACTCCTCCTATTTGCAATCCCCTCCCTACTATTTGCCCAAGACGGAACCAACCCCATCATTGATGTACACCTCCACGGCTACACAGAAAGCAGCTACCGGCCAATACCGGGAGCACCAACCTCCTACGAGGATTTCAAAACTGGAATTAGAGAACAGTTCAAAAAATTCAATATTGTATATGCCATCAAAAGTGGCGGTCAGTACGATACCGACATGGAAGAAAAAATGTTGAATGGCTACGAATCCAACAATTACCCAAAGTTTGACACCATACAATTCAAAAAACAAATCGACGAAGGCAAAATTCAGGTGTGGGGTGAGTTTCTACCAATGTTCAACGGACTAAAAATTACAGACCCAAAATTTGCACCCTATCTAAAAATCTGCGAACGCGAGGGCATCCCCATAGCACTGCATACCGGAGCAGGCCCACCTGGGATTTCCAACAGATATAAAAAATTCAGACTGAGTCTATGCGACCCCTTTCTCGCGGAAGAGGTTTTGATCAATTACCCAAAACTAAAACTCTATTTAATGCATTCTGGCGGCGTATTTTATGACAAAGCACTAGCCTTAATGGAAATGTACCCCCAACTCTATTGTGGTCTTGGAGCTTTACTCTGGATTGAAAACCACCCCTCAGGTCTCTATGCCGAAGAATTCCTTCGAAAAGCAAAAAAAGGAGGGCTCGTGGATAGGGTAATGTTCGGTTCCGATGCCATGTATTGGCCTCAAAACATTGAAAAAAGTGTCAAAAAACTGGACAGCTTTGAGTTTTTGAATGAAGAGGATAAACGTAAAATATTCTATGAAAATGCGCTTACCTTTTTCGAACTGGATCCTGTTAACAACTAA
- a CDS encoding putative signal transducing protein, which produces MTNYTLIATFAYPSELTVAKTLLEANNIPYLVKDELTVQVHNFYSNAIGGIKLEVPDARAQEAIDILIDSGYENFVTQNEELSNEQRLKRQQYARLLKIIISVMFSLGLAVVVWLLYYLISQQ; this is translated from the coding sequence ATGACCAACTATACCCTTATTGCCACTTTTGCCTATCCTTCGGAGTTGACTGTGGCCAAGACATTGCTAGAGGCCAACAATATTCCCTATCTTGTTAAGGATGAACTTACCGTACAGGTGCACAATTTCTATTCCAATGCCATTGGAGGCATAAAATTGGAGGTGCCTGATGCTCGGGCTCAAGAGGCGATTGATATCCTCATAGATTCGGGTTATGAGAATTTTGTGACCCAAAATGAGGAGCTGAGTAACGAGCAGCGTTTAAAACGGCAACAATATGCTAGGCTTTTAAAAATTATCATTTCGGTAATGTTTAGTTTGGGACTTGCTGTTGTGGTATGGCTGTTGTACTACTTAATCAGCCAACAATAG
- a CDS encoding LytTR family DNA-binding domain-containing protein, producing the protein MHNQNTISCIIVDDEAIAREVIQTHLSKIPNINVVASCSSAIEAFQCIREQEVDVVFLDINMPEISGIAFAKSINKNIKIIFTTAYRDYAVEGFELQAVDYLLKPISFDRLLKAVNNYFETHTQNTPSPSAPTEAPNFMFVRADRRMIKIDFEAITYIESYSDYLKIHLGNQTIVTRETISAIEAKLPSEKFLRIHRSYIIAIKHIASFTNDEIIVQNKALSISRSYKKEVLSVLERF; encoded by the coding sequence GTGCACAACCAAAACACCATATCCTGCATCATTGTAGATGACGAAGCCATTGCCAGGGAAGTCATCCAGACCCACCTGTCCAAAATCCCCAATATAAACGTGGTGGCCAGTTGCAGCAGCGCCATCGAGGCCTTTCAGTGCATTCGTGAACAGGAAGTAGATGTGGTGTTTCTGGACATCAACATGCCAGAAATATCTGGGATTGCCTTTGCCAAGTCCATCAACAAAAACATCAAGATCATCTTTACCACCGCCTATAGAGACTATGCCGTAGAAGGCTTCGAGCTCCAAGCTGTAGATTACCTCCTAAAGCCCATTTCCTTTGATAGATTGTTAAAGGCCGTCAACAACTATTTTGAAACCCATACCCAAAACACCCCTAGCCCATCAGCACCAACAGAAGCACCCAACTTTATGTTTGTTAGGGCCGACAGACGCATGATAAAAATAGATTTTGAAGCCATTACCTATATTGAAAGCTATAGCGACTACCTTAAAATACATCTGGGCAACCAAACCATCGTCACCCGCGAAACCATTAGTGCTATTGAAGCCAAACTGCCCTCAGAGAAGTTTTTGCGTATCCACCGTTCCTACATCATCGCCATCAAGCACATTGCCTCCTTTACCAACGACGAAATCATCGTTCAAAACAAGGCCCTGTCTATCAGCCGTAGCTATAAAAAAGAGGTATTGAGTGTGTTGGAGCGGTTTTAG
- a CDS encoding sensor histidine kinase — MSSLLSKQILLKALARSLKHLLFWCLVLLFFTYFFGSQSKDFHNALLFSAFLMPITIATTYVSIYKLIPEYLIPKRYGKFALYSCYTLIISGYLIMLSIFFSLIYLAHFNYNEMNPVTKNIILVTSGVYLIVILVSAYKLLQLNLEHAERTKKLQTQILETQLKLKEQELQYLKMQIHPHFLFNTLNTLYGFALRKADETPEMILKLSNLLDYLLYQADKPFVLLTEEIEHIKDYIALEEMRFNETLKLQFTSNNIPETLTMAPMVLVPFVENSFKHGALHQGKLHINIHLECQGQTLYFNIDNTHKKGHTSSKKGIGLENIKKRLNLLYKDNYTLHIQNESDIFKVQLQLQLH; from the coding sequence ATGAGCAGCCTCCTTTCAAAACAAATCCTTTTAAAAGCCTTGGCGCGCAGCCTTAAGCACCTCCTATTTTGGTGCTTGGTCCTGCTGTTCTTTACCTATTTCTTTGGCTCACAAAGCAAAGATTTCCACAACGCCCTACTGTTTTCGGCTTTTTTAATGCCCATTACCATCGCCACCACCTACGTGTCCATTTACAAACTCATTCCAGAGTATTTAATCCCCAAACGATACGGCAAATTTGCATTGTATAGCTGCTACACGCTCATCATTTCGGGCTACCTCATCATGCTCTCCATTTTCTTTAGCCTGATCTATCTGGCCCACTTCAATTACAACGAGATGAACCCCGTTACCAAAAACATCATCCTGGTAACCTCTGGCGTATATTTAATTGTCATTTTGGTAAGCGCCTACAAACTCTTGCAGCTTAATTTGGAACATGCCGAAAGAACCAAAAAGCTCCAAACCCAAATTCTGGAAACCCAACTAAAGCTCAAGGAACAGGAACTGCAGTACCTTAAAATGCAAATCCATCCCCACTTTCTGTTCAACACCCTCAACACCCTGTACGGCTTTGCCCTTAGAAAGGCTGACGAAACGCCAGAAATGATCCTAAAGCTCTCCAACCTCTTGGATTATTTGTTATATCAAGCCGACAAACCCTTCGTACTTCTAACAGAAGAAATAGAGCACATTAAAGACTATATCGCTTTAGAGGAAATGCGCTTCAACGAAACCCTGAAGCTGCAGTTCACCAGCAACAACATCCCCGAAACCCTCACCATGGCCCCCATGGTATTGGTGCCCTTTGTTGAAAACAGTTTTAAGCACGGGGCCCTCCACCAAGGCAAGCTCCATATCAACATCCACTTGGAGTGCCAGGGCCAAACCCTGTATTTTAACATAGACAACACCCATAAAAAAGGGCATACCTCCTCCAAAAAAGGCATCGGACTGGAAAACATCAAAAAACGACTTAATTTATTGTATAAAGACAACTACACCCTGCATATCCAAAATGAAAGTGATATTTTTAAGGTGCAGTTACAACTACAGTTACACTAG
- a CDS encoding MotA/TolQ/ExbB proton channel family protein: MNPLAMYVFSRFLIFGSIVDRFNEGGPLMMSLILVCFVMSLFFLAKGFMGLKGHLEQSQKMLRLAIDSSLLGLVIGFLGSIIGLIMAFDSIEAMGDAEPAIFAGGLKVSLLTATFGLFTFVVCRLGILVLRGLIANQEPKA; this comes from the coding sequence ATGAACCCTTTAGCAATGTATGTTTTCAGTCGCTTTTTAATCTTTGGCTCTATTGTAGATCGCTTTAATGAAGGTGGACCGCTTATGATGTCGCTTATTTTAGTCTGTTTTGTGATGTCGCTGTTCTTTTTAGCGAAAGGCTTTATGGGCTTGAAAGGCCATTTGGAGCAGTCACAAAAAATGCTGCGTTTGGCTATTGATAGCAGCCTGTTGGGCTTGGTGATTGGCTTTTTGGGCTCCATTATTGGTTTGATTATGGCCTTTGATTCCATAGAAGCCATGGGCGATGCCGAACCTGCTATTTTTGCTGGTGGCTTAAAGGTGTCCTTGCTTACGGCTACTTTTGGCCTGTTTACCTTTGTGGTTTGCCGCTTGGGCATTTTGGTGTTGAGAGGTTTGATAGCCAACCAAGAGCCTAAGGCTTAA
- a CDS encoding FecR family protein: protein METYFSTKRIFLSLCVLAFLLQSCNTAIKTNAGELELVSLPDGSIALLNSDSSISYDEGFEERAITQTGEVFYIVEKGAVPFTVTTEYGMVEVLGTEFNVKATVEALEVEVEKGLVQLKTSQAVKDVKRGQKAFLKDVKKGVEMGKAEFKHQHWTKQLSKDLRALKKELKKGGKQLQKESRKFGKQLKKELKKIG, encoded by the coding sequence ATGGAAACTTATTTCTCCACCAAACGAATTTTTTTATCCTTATGTGTGTTGGCTTTTTTATTGCAGTCTTGCAACACAGCCATCAAAACCAATGCAGGTGAATTGGAGCTAGTGAGTCTGCCCGATGGGTCCATTGCCTTGTTGAACAGTGATAGCTCTATTAGTTATGATGAGGGATTTGAGGAGCGAGCCATTACCCAAACAGGAGAAGTGTTTTATATTGTGGAGAAGGGCGCGGTGCCGTTTACGGTAACTACTGAATATGGTATGGTTGAGGTATTGGGAACGGAGTTTAATGTAAAAGCCACAGTAGAAGCTTTGGAAGTGGAGGTGGAAAAAGGCCTTGTGCAATTAAAAACAAGTCAAGCAGTAAAAGATGTAAAGCGTGGTCAAAAGGCTTTTCTGAAGGATGTTAAAAAGGGCGTTGAAATGGGCAAGGCAGAATTTAAACACCAACACTGGACCAAGCAACTTTCTAAAGATTTGAGGGCCTTAAAAAAAGAATTGAAAAAGGGCGGTAAGCAACTGCAAAAGGAGTCTCGCAAGTTTGGTAAACAGCTCAAGAAGGAGCTTAAGAAGATTGGGTAA